A stretch of the Octopus sinensis unplaced genomic scaffold, ASM634580v1 Contig11491, whole genome shotgun sequence genome encodes the following:
- the LOC115228966 gene encoding small nuclear ribonucleoprotein-associated protein B-like produces the protein MRLTLSDGRQLVGTMKGFDRHMNVVLGDCDEFRIIKNRETKEEREEKRSLGFVLLRGEHLMLMTVEGRPPPEETAIRLPQATVPVNPGIAKMAGRGVPMTNPALQTAPRGVGLPAPSMMHPSAMRPPMMPPPFQQSLATRLPLNGQSVPRQMPPRMPPGPPGM, from the coding sequence ATGCGACTGACACTGTCCGATGGTCGCCAACTAGTCGGCACAATGAAAGGGTTTGATCGACATATGAACGTGGTCTTGGGGGACTGTGACGAATTCAGAATCATCAAGAACAGGGAAAccaaagaggaaagagaagaaaagcgtTCTCTTGGCTTTGTCCTTCTCCGAGGGGAGCATTTGATGTTGATGACCGTGGAAGGACGTCCACCCCCCGAGGAGACAGCCATAAGACTCCCTCAGGCCACCGTCCCCGTCAACCCAGGAATTGCTAAAATGGCTGGGAGAGGTGTCCCTATGACAAACCCGGCTTTACAAACTGCCCCGAGAGGAGTGGGTCTGCCTGCCCCTTCCATGATGCACCCCTCGGCCATGAGACCCCCCATGATGCCTCCTCCCTTCCAACAGTCTCTGGCCACTCGCCTACCCTTGAATGGACAGTCCGTCCCCCGACAGATGCCCCCACGCATGCCTCCTGGTCCTCCCGGAATGTAG